Proteins from one Corallococcus exiguus genomic window:
- a CDS encoding GNAT family N-acetyltransferase: MMEPATRLVRAIEEAGYQLFIHPAIKVDVERDRDEARRWLRELLLGKYLPLPAAPPVPTSWDEVLGSPELHSNDWVDHQLLAAVRSNAVGVLVTEDLRIHRKAKRVGLKERVVTVGEALSMVQGLRARFARPPPAVEFTFAHDVDAEDPFLDSLRGDYPSFDGWFRRCQMDHRRCWVVRGQGRHLAALCLIKDEEGVLGHKGRTLKLCTFKVAPAHQGRRLGELLLKSVFEHVSKNGHDFIYVTAYERQGALIAMFEDFGFQVEGRTESGELVLLKRMRAGDAPEVLSPLDFHVRHGPPAMKFDVPSFIIPIEPRFHHLLFPDADSQLSLEPGIHPFGNGLRKAYLCRALIRQIEPGASLLFYLSHSQKAVTVVGIAEQTLVSADAEEIAATVGKRTVFSLRDMQTLCSNGEVLAILFRQAAILKEPIPLSDLCRHGVLNGPPQSITTVQPGGREWLRQRLGL; this comes from the coding sequence ATGATGGAGCCCGCGACCCGGCTGGTAAGAGCCATTGAAGAGGCTGGCTATCAGCTCTTCATCCATCCAGCCATCAAGGTGGATGTCGAGAGGGACCGCGACGAGGCACGCCGCTGGCTTCGCGAGTTGTTGCTCGGCAAATACCTCCCTCTTCCCGCGGCGCCTCCCGTTCCCACAAGCTGGGACGAGGTTCTGGGGAGCCCTGAACTCCACTCGAATGATTGGGTAGACCACCAGCTGTTGGCCGCTGTTCGGTCCAACGCCGTGGGCGTCCTGGTGACAGAAGACCTGCGCATCCACCGGAAGGCGAAGCGCGTTGGACTGAAGGAACGCGTTGTCACGGTCGGCGAAGCCCTCTCCATGGTGCAGGGCTTGCGAGCCAGGTTCGCCCGGCCTCCGCCAGCGGTGGAGTTCACGTTCGCGCATGACGTCGACGCGGAGGACCCTTTCCTCGACAGCCTCCGAGGGGACTACCCGTCATTCGATGGTTGGTTCCGCAGATGCCAGATGGACCACCGACGATGCTGGGTGGTGCGGGGGCAGGGGCGTCATCTGGCCGCGCTGTGCCTCATCAAGGACGAGGAGGGCGTCCTGGGCCACAAGGGACGCACGCTGAAGCTCTGCACATTCAAGGTCGCGCCCGCGCATCAGGGACGCCGCCTGGGCGAGCTGCTGCTCAAGAGTGTCTTCGAGCACGTTTCGAAGAACGGGCACGACTTCATCTACGTGACGGCCTACGAGCGCCAGGGCGCGCTCATCGCCATGTTCGAGGACTTCGGATTCCAGGTGGAAGGGCGTACGGAATCTGGCGAACTCGTCCTCTTGAAACGAATGCGTGCAGGGGATGCGCCCGAAGTGCTTTCACCCCTCGACTTCCACGTGCGCCACGGGCCGCCCGCGATGAAGTTCGACGTGCCGTCCTTCATCATCCCCATCGAGCCCCGGTTCCATCACCTGCTTTTCCCGGACGCGGACTCGCAGTTGTCGCTGGAGCCCGGCATCCACCCCTTTGGGAATGGCCTGAGGAAGGCGTACCTATGCCGGGCGTTGATCCGACAGATAGAGCCCGGTGCGTCCCTGCTGTTCTACCTGAGCCACTCCCAGAAGGCCGTGACGGTCGTGGGCATCGCCGAGCAGACGCTGGTGTCCGCGGATGCCGAAGAGATCGCCGCCACGGTGGGTAAACGCACGGTGTTCTCCCTTCGCGACATGCAGACGCTGTGCTCGAATGGCGAAGTGCTCGCCATCCTCTTCCGACAAGCAGCCATCCTGAAGGAGCCCATTCCTCTCAGTGACCTCTGTCGCCATGGAGTGCTCAACGGCCCTCCGCAGTCCATCACCACGGTCCAGCCGGGAGGTCGTGAATGGCTTCGCCAACGCCTCGGTCTGTAG
- a CDS encoding TerB family tellurite resistance protein has product MSVLVFGRGTWLAALLTDVVAAHARSPAPVPTSPLPETSSGRARGRAFLRRTLRASGLVYGTPVPLPSPVDGGEPFDVPARAVEDELFHAVVRTLARMALDLARVMDAPEGPRVEQLLVLFAVLAGELDLAMALDARLAAGLPVPRRMVGRVEDALDKRAPSLAGDPVYGLVLHNGAQYADAQLFCRQAIDLFSTGRLSRAMAERRRDFAAKQKALLVDVLTALACVDREPSAPARRAILRQVEGLKLPHSLEGEVKAAVRQSFERKRDVRDVVRRVRSVDMRHLLLEQALLAALVDGRRTRRERAFIDTLAGALHVPHAELRRLELEMAEFYARHRSLVDVFTVSDAAGAMGEELMGGMQETLEKNFHRLMQEARETGDLAVLLTKAARRQKLTADERQRMRAQLIDVAKAIPALAIFAAPGGILLLAALAKVLPFSLLPSAFQDEPAVDSDDEDTLEREAV; this is encoded by the coding sequence GTGTCGGTGCTGGTTTTTGGAAGGGGGACCTGGCTGGCCGCGCTCCTGACGGACGTGGTCGCCGCGCATGCGCGCTCCCCCGCGCCCGTCCCGACATCGCCGCTTCCGGAAACCTCCTCCGGCCGAGCCCGGGGCCGCGCCTTCCTGCGCCGCACGCTGCGGGCCTCGGGGCTCGTCTACGGCACGCCCGTGCCGCTGCCCTCGCCGGTGGACGGGGGTGAGCCCTTCGACGTCCCGGCGCGCGCGGTGGAGGACGAGCTGTTCCACGCCGTGGTGCGCACGCTGGCGCGCATGGCGCTGGACCTGGCGCGGGTGATGGACGCGCCGGAGGGCCCGCGGGTGGAGCAGCTGCTGGTGCTCTTCGCGGTGCTGGCGGGCGAGCTGGACCTGGCGATGGCGCTGGACGCGCGGCTGGCGGCGGGGCTGCCGGTGCCCCGGCGGATGGTGGGCCGGGTGGAGGACGCGCTCGACAAGCGGGCACCGTCGCTGGCCGGCGACCCGGTGTACGGGCTGGTGCTGCACAACGGCGCGCAGTACGCGGACGCGCAGCTGTTCTGCCGGCAGGCCATCGACTTGTTCTCGACCGGGCGGCTGTCGCGCGCGATGGCGGAGCGGCGGCGGGACTTCGCGGCGAAGCAGAAGGCGCTCCTGGTGGACGTGCTCACCGCTCTTGCGTGCGTGGACCGCGAACCCAGCGCGCCCGCGCGCCGCGCCATCCTCCGGCAGGTGGAGGGACTGAAGCTGCCGCACTCGCTGGAGGGCGAGGTGAAGGCCGCGGTGCGCCAGTCCTTCGAGCGCAAGCGCGACGTGCGGGACGTGGTGCGCCGCGTGCGCAGCGTGGACATGCGCCACCTGTTGCTGGAGCAGGCGCTGCTGGCGGCGCTGGTGGACGGCCGGCGCACGCGGCGGGAACGGGCCTTCATCGACACGCTGGCGGGTGCGCTGCACGTGCCCCACGCGGAGCTGCGCCGTCTGGAATTGGAGATGGCGGAGTTCTACGCGCGGCACCGCTCACTGGTGGATGTCTTCACTGTGTCGGACGCGGCGGGCGCCATGGGCGAGGAGCTCATGGGCGGCATGCAGGAGACGCTGGAGAAGAACTTCCACCGGCTCATGCAGGAGGCGCGCGAGACGGGCGACCTGGCGGTGCTGCTCACCAAGGCGGCGCGGCGCCAGAAGCTCACCGCCGACGAGCGACAGCGCATGCGCGCGCAGCTCATCGACGTGGCGAAGGCCATCCCCGCGCTGGCCATCTTCGCCGCGCCGGGCGGCATCCTGCTGTTGGCGGCGCTGGCGAAGGTGTTGCCCTTCAGCCTGCTGCCCAGCGCCTTCCAGGACGAGCCCGCGGTGGACTCCGACGACGAGGACACGCTGGAGCGCGAAGCCGTCTGA
- a CDS encoding metal-dependent hydrolase yields MGNKLKAVVVGAVLGVAGAAFAQGTPTTPAAPKADAKAPAKAAAGKAAATAGKTEVTWWGHAAFVVKTPGGATIAIDPWFTNPKAPQGATWPEAVDAILVSHGHFDHVGETKALAQKTSAKVYGSFELVNLLGLPEAQGMGANAGGTFTVKDATIHLVEAVHSSSYQADPKGASQYAGAPLGFVIEIANGPTLYHAGDTGAFSSMALIAEQFKPTVALLPIGGHFTMDPAQASVAAKLLKVKTVVPMHYGTFPALSGTPDALTTELKKTRATTKVLALEPGKATAL; encoded by the coding sequence ATGGGCAACAAGCTGAAGGCAGTGGTGGTGGGTGCGGTGCTGGGCGTCGCGGGCGCGGCCTTCGCGCAGGGCACGCCGACGACGCCGGCGGCTCCCAAGGCGGACGCGAAGGCGCCGGCCAAGGCGGCGGCGGGCAAGGCGGCGGCCACGGCGGGCAAGACGGAGGTGACGTGGTGGGGCCACGCCGCCTTCGTGGTGAAGACGCCGGGCGGCGCGACCATCGCCATCGACCCGTGGTTCACCAACCCCAAGGCGCCGCAGGGCGCCACGTGGCCGGAGGCGGTGGACGCCATCCTCGTGTCCCACGGCCACTTCGACCACGTGGGTGAGACCAAGGCCCTCGCCCAGAAGACGAGCGCCAAGGTGTACGGCTCCTTCGAGCTGGTGAACCTCCTGGGCCTGCCGGAGGCGCAGGGCATGGGCGCCAACGCGGGCGGGACGTTCACGGTGAAGGACGCCACCATCCACCTGGTGGAGGCGGTCCACTCCAGCAGCTACCAGGCGGACCCGAAGGGCGCGTCGCAGTACGCCGGTGCTCCCCTGGGCTTCGTCATCGAAATCGCCAACGGCCCCACGCTGTACCACGCGGGTGACACCGGGGCCTTCAGCTCCATGGCCCTCATCGCGGAGCAGTTCAAGCCCACCGTGGCCCTGCTCCCCATTGGTGGCCACTTCACCATGGACCCCGCGCAGGCCTCCGTCGCCGCGAAGCTGCTGAAGGTGAAGACCGTGGTGCCCATGCACTACGGCACCTTCCCCGCCCTGTCCGGCACCCCGGACGCGCTCACCACCGAGCTGAAGAAGACCCGGGCCACCACCAAGGTGCTCGCCCTGGAGCCGGGCAAGGCCACCGCGCTGTAG
- a CDS encoding FAD-dependent oxidoreductase has product MSHDTLPVLVIGAGPTGLTLACDLARRGIRVRIVDAAPGPFVGSRGKGLSPRTLEVLDDLGVLDAVLAAGMAYPRLRLHWRRFVVGRWTMMARRAATPDVPHPNPWLVPQARTEGILRDRLASLEVPVEFGTALTGFTQDDTGVTATLTRDGAEETVRAEYLVGADGGHSRVRKALGLTFHGVTHEEERMVVGDVRVDGLDPSHWHVWPFATGGMVALCPLPDTGRFQLALQVKPGAPLPELTEAAIHQRIQEAARPGSKLRLHDASWLSVYRPNVRMVDRYRVGRVFIAGDAAHVHPPAGGQGLNTGVQDAYNLGWKLGHVLQGADPALLDTYEAERLPVAARVLGLSSKLFDGMRQGRMKALNRGDELRQLGLGYRGGPLAPEVPGDTARVQAGDRAPDAPCVDAHGKPVRLSDRFRGPHWTLLAFGTARADAVTWPGDFVRVVRILGKSAAPIPEALLDRDGHAHRAYDVVPGRDALILVRPDGYVGHASRPGDLAALTAFLTPLLPARAESDTKATA; this is encoded by the coding sequence ATGTCCCATGACACTCTGCCGGTGCTCGTCATCGGCGCAGGGCCCACCGGCCTGACGCTCGCGTGTGACCTCGCTCGTCGAGGCATCCGCGTGCGAATCGTGGATGCGGCCCCGGGCCCCTTCGTCGGGTCTCGCGGCAAGGGGCTTTCGCCTCGTACGCTGGAGGTGCTGGACGACCTGGGCGTGCTCGATGCCGTGCTCGCCGCGGGCATGGCCTATCCCCGCCTCCGCCTCCACTGGCGCCGCTTCGTCGTGGGACGCTGGACCATGATGGCCCGCCGCGCCGCCACGCCGGACGTGCCCCACCCCAATCCCTGGCTCGTACCCCAGGCCCGCACCGAGGGCATCCTGCGTGACCGGCTGGCATCGCTGGAAGTCCCGGTGGAGTTCGGCACCGCGCTCACCGGCTTTACCCAGGACGACACCGGCGTCACCGCCACCCTCACCCGCGACGGCGCGGAGGAGACCGTCCGCGCGGAGTACCTGGTGGGCGCGGACGGCGGACACAGCCGCGTTCGCAAGGCGCTGGGCCTGACCTTCCACGGCGTCACCCACGAGGAGGAGCGCATGGTCGTGGGCGACGTGCGCGTGGACGGATTGGACCCCTCGCACTGGCATGTGTGGCCCTTCGCCACGGGCGGCATGGTGGCGCTGTGCCCGCTGCCCGACACGGGCCGCTTCCAGCTCGCCCTCCAGGTGAAGCCCGGCGCTCCCCTGCCGGAGCTCACCGAGGCCGCGATCCACCAGCGCATCCAGGAGGCCGCCCGCCCTGGCTCCAAGCTGCGACTGCATGACGCGAGCTGGCTGTCCGTGTACCGCCCCAACGTGCGCATGGTGGACCGCTACCGTGTGGGCCGCGTGTTCATCGCGGGCGATGCCGCGCATGTGCACCCTCCCGCCGGAGGCCAGGGCCTCAACACGGGCGTGCAGGATGCCTACAACCTGGGCTGGAAGCTGGGCCACGTGCTCCAGGGCGCGGACCCGGCACTGCTCGACACCTACGAAGCAGAGCGGCTGCCCGTCGCCGCGCGGGTGCTCGGGCTGTCCTCGAAGCTGTTCGACGGCATGCGGCAGGGACGCATGAAGGCCCTGAACCGGGGCGACGAGCTGCGGCAACTGGGCCTGGGCTATCGCGGCGGACCGCTCGCGCCAGAGGTTCCCGGCGACACGGCGCGGGTGCAGGCCGGAGACCGCGCCCCGGACGCCCCCTGCGTGGATGCCCACGGAAAACCTGTCCGACTGTCGGACAGGTTTCGCGGCCCCCACTGGACGCTGCTCGCCTTTGGAACCGCGCGCGCGGATGCCGTCACGTGGCCCGGCGATTTCGTGCGCGTCGTCCGCATCCTCGGGAAGAGCGCGGCCCCCATCCCCGAGGCCCTACTCGACAGGGACGGCCATGCCCACCGTGCCTACGACGTGGTCCCGGGAAGGGATGCGCTCATCCTGGTTCGTCCGGATGGATACGTGGGACACGCGTCCCGGCCCGGCGACCTCGCGGCGCTGACCGCGTTCCTCACGCCGCTCCTGCCCGCACGCGCGGAGTCCGATACAAAGGCCACCGCGTAG
- a CDS encoding HSP90 family protein gives MDHRFQVSLRGVIDLLSHHLYSSPGVYVRELLQNATDAIRARQLLEPQATGAVGLELREKQDGGPPTLLFTDEGVGLTEEEIHRFLATIGESSKREQLEARRNDFIGQFGIGLLSCFMVCDELLVVTRSAKGDGRTLEWRGRHDGTYDVRVSEHPLDAPGTHVYLVARADMVEWFTPERVRQLAKHYGGLLPFPVRLTVNAQTESLNPDGPPWRRFYETAGNRRQALLAYGREVFGTDFLDVIPLRSEAGDVDGVAYVLPASPHFNAKQKHRVYLKQMLLSESAENLLPEWAFFVKCVVNANGLRPTASRESFYEDTVLAKAREALGQSLRKYLMDLAHEDPRSLQRLIALHGLSVKGLALDDDDFYRLVIHWLPFETSLGVMTLADYRKSWPVVRYTPTLDGFRQVARVAAAQGLCVLNAAYTHDTALLEKLPHVVPEAQVAPFSSADLPQSFEELTLDEREAVYPLLRLAERVLAPFRCGVEVKKFFPAEVPTLYSSDAEGAFKRDAERAREESDDLYAGVLDGVMAGTGGQDRALLCLNLHNPVVRKLAAVEGRELLKLSVEMLYVQALLLGQHPLNAQEMALLNHGLLGLISARLDEGGGGSGSSGPGSRGMH, from the coding sequence GTGGACCATCGATTCCAAGTCAGCCTCCGTGGGGTCATCGACCTCCTGTCCCACCACCTGTACAGCTCGCCCGGGGTCTACGTGCGGGAGCTGCTCCAGAACGCCACGGACGCCATCCGCGCCCGCCAGTTGCTGGAGCCCCAGGCCACCGGAGCCGTGGGGCTGGAGCTGCGGGAAAAGCAGGACGGCGGGCCGCCCACCCTGCTCTTCACGGATGAAGGCGTGGGGCTGACAGAAGAGGAGATCCACCGCTTCCTGGCCACCATCGGCGAGTCCTCCAAGCGCGAGCAGTTGGAGGCCCGCCGCAACGACTTCATCGGCCAGTTCGGCATCGGCCTCTTGTCGTGCTTCATGGTGTGCGACGAGCTGCTGGTGGTGACGCGCTCGGCGAAGGGCGACGGGCGGACGCTGGAGTGGCGGGGCCGGCACGACGGCACGTACGACGTGCGCGTCTCCGAACACCCGCTGGACGCTCCCGGCACGCACGTCTACCTGGTGGCCCGCGCGGACATGGTGGAGTGGTTCACGCCGGAGCGGGTGCGCCAGCTGGCGAAGCACTACGGCGGCCTGTTGCCCTTCCCCGTGCGGCTCACGGTGAATGCACAGACGGAGTCGCTCAACCCGGACGGTCCGCCCTGGCGCCGCTTCTACGAGACGGCGGGAAACCGGCGGCAGGCGCTGCTCGCGTACGGGCGCGAGGTGTTCGGCACGGACTTCCTGGATGTGATTCCGCTGCGCTCGGAGGCGGGAGACGTGGACGGCGTGGCATATGTGTTGCCGGCGTCTCCGCACTTCAATGCGAAGCAGAAGCACCGCGTGTACCTGAAGCAGATGCTGCTGTCGGAGAGCGCGGAGAACCTGCTGCCGGAGTGGGCGTTCTTCGTGAAGTGCGTGGTGAACGCGAACGGCCTGAGGCCCACCGCGAGCCGCGAGTCCTTCTACGAGGACACGGTCCTGGCGAAGGCGCGCGAGGCACTGGGGCAGTCCCTGCGCAAGTACCTGATGGACCTGGCGCACGAGGATCCCCGGTCGTTGCAGCGGTTGATTGCGTTGCACGGGCTGTCGGTGAAGGGGCTGGCGCTGGACGACGATGACTTCTACCGGCTGGTCATCCACTGGCTGCCATTCGAGACGTCGCTCGGGGTGATGACGTTGGCGGACTACCGGAAGTCGTGGCCGGTGGTGCGCTACACGCCGACCTTGGACGGGTTCCGGCAGGTGGCGCGGGTGGCGGCGGCGCAGGGGCTGTGCGTGCTGAACGCGGCGTACACGCATGACACGGCGCTGCTGGAGAAGCTGCCGCACGTGGTGCCGGAGGCGCAGGTGGCACCGTTCTCGTCGGCGGACCTGCCGCAGAGCTTCGAGGAGCTGACGCTGGACGAGCGCGAAGCCGTCTACCCGCTGCTGCGTCTGGCCGAGCGCGTGCTGGCGCCGTTCCGCTGCGGGGTGGAGGTGAAGAAGTTCTTCCCGGCGGAGGTGCCCACGCTCTACAGCTCGGACGCGGAAGGGGCGTTCAAGCGGGACGCGGAGCGGGCGCGAGAGGAGTCGGACGACCTGTACGCGGGCGTGTTGGACGGAGTGATGGCGGGCACGGGCGGACAGGACCGCGCGCTGCTTTGCCTCAACCTGCACAACCCGGTGGTGCGCAAGCTGGCCGCGGTGGAGGGGCGGGAGTTGCTGAAGCTGTCGGTGGAGATGCTCTACGTGCAGGCGCTGCTGTTGGGTCAGCACCCGCTGAACGCGCAGGAGATGGCGCTGCTGAACCATGGACTGCTGGGGCTCATCTCGGCGCGGCTGGACGAAGGCGGCGGCGGGAGTGGGTCGTCAGGTCCGGGCTCGCGGGGGATGCACTGA
- a CDS encoding SDR family NAD(P)-dependent oxidoreductase has protein sequence MAGSRGTALVTGSSAGIGAVYARRLAALGYDLVLVARREERLKALAAELTAAHGIRAEVLRADLTVHADLQRVAGRAAGEDLTLLINNAGMGGYGPFAQVEPAALEGLANLHMMAPMLATRAALPGMLARGKGAVINVASLLAFSGAMPPGPLPHRATYAGAKAFLVHFTRTLAGELRGTPVVAQVVCPGMTFTEFNGGYPGTMSPEDVVTASLVALERGETVCVPGLEAAEALVALEKAETGLLRGATHALAGRYRTA, from the coding sequence ATGGCAGGCAGTCGAGGGACAGCGTTGGTGACGGGCTCGTCCGCGGGAATTGGCGCGGTGTATGCCCGGAGGCTGGCGGCGCTCGGGTATGACCTGGTCCTGGTCGCTCGGCGGGAGGAACGACTGAAGGCGCTGGCGGCGGAGCTGACGGCGGCGCATGGCATCCGCGCGGAGGTGCTGCGGGCGGACCTCACGGTGCACGCGGACCTTCAGCGGGTGGCCGGGCGCGCGGCGGGCGAGGACCTCACGCTGCTCATCAACAACGCGGGCATGGGTGGCTATGGCCCCTTCGCGCAGGTGGAGCCCGCGGCGCTGGAAGGCCTGGCGAACCTGCACATGATGGCGCCGATGCTGGCCACGCGCGCGGCGCTGCCCGGCATGCTGGCGCGGGGCAAGGGCGCGGTCATCAATGTTGCCTCCCTGCTCGCCTTCTCCGGCGCGATGCCGCCGGGTCCCCTGCCCCACCGGGCCACCTACGCGGGCGCGAAGGCGTTCCTCGTCCACTTCACCCGCACGCTCGCGGGAGAGCTGCGCGGCACGCCCGTGGTGGCGCAGGTCGTCTGCCCGGGCATGACCTTCACGGAGTTCAACGGCGGCTATCCCGGCACCATGTCACCAGAGGACGTCGTCACCGCGTCGCTCGTCGCGCTGGAGCGCGGTGAGACGGTCTGCGTCCCCGGACTGGAGGCAGCGGAGGCGCTCGTGGCCCTGGAGAAGGCGGAGACAGGACTGCTGCGTGGGGCGACCCATGCATTGGCCGGGCGGTACCGGACGGCCTGA
- a CDS encoding aldo/keto reductase, with product MSGTSTRPAEKSGTFKLGGDLPVHRLGYGAMQLTGPGIWGPPKDRAEAVRVLRRALELGVDFIDTADSYGPYVSEEIIAEALHPYAKGVVVATKAGLVRTGPNEWHPVAAPKYLRQQLEMSLRRLKLERIDLYQLHRIDPKVPVEESLGELKALLKEGKIRHIGLSEVSVEEIERARKVVDIVSVQNRYNLTDRVHEKVLDYCEKENLGFIPWFPLATGGLAKPGSTLDSVAKKHNATPAQIALSWLLERSPVMLPIPGTSSVKHLEENVAGAEVKLNKDELAAVDAQASGR from the coding sequence ATGAGCGGAACCTCGACGCGACCCGCGGAGAAGAGCGGCACCTTCAAGCTGGGCGGAGATTTGCCCGTCCACCGGCTGGGCTACGGCGCCATGCAGCTCACGGGCCCTGGCATCTGGGGCCCGCCCAAGGACCGGGCGGAGGCGGTGCGCGTGTTGCGCCGCGCGCTGGAGCTGGGCGTGGACTTCATCGACACGGCGGACTCCTACGGCCCCTACGTCAGCGAGGAGATCATCGCGGAGGCCCTGCACCCCTACGCCAAGGGCGTGGTGGTGGCGACGAAGGCAGGCCTGGTGCGCACGGGTCCCAACGAGTGGCACCCGGTGGCCGCGCCGAAGTACCTGCGCCAGCAGCTGGAGATGTCGCTGCGCCGGCTGAAGCTGGAGCGCATCGACCTGTACCAGTTGCACCGCATCGACCCGAAGGTCCCGGTGGAGGAGTCACTGGGCGAGCTGAAGGCGCTGCTGAAGGAAGGGAAGATCCGCCACATCGGCCTGTCGGAGGTGTCGGTGGAGGAGATTGAGCGGGCACGCAAGGTGGTGGACATCGTGTCGGTGCAGAACCGGTACAACCTGACCGACCGAGTGCACGAGAAGGTGTTGGACTACTGCGAGAAGGAGAACCTGGGGTTCATCCCGTGGTTCCCGCTGGCGACGGGCGGTCTGGCGAAGCCGGGGAGCACGCTCGACTCCGTGGCGAAGAAGCACAACGCGACGCCCGCGCAGATTGCCCTCTCCTGGCTGCTGGAGCGCTCGCCGGTGATGCTGCCCATCCCGGGCACGTCCTCCGTGAAGCACCTGGAGGAGAACGTCGCGGGCGCGGAGGTGAAGCTCAACAAGGACGAGCTGGCCGCCGTGGACGCGCAGGCGTCGGGGCGCTGA
- a CDS encoding TetR/AcrR family transcriptional regulator: MPRAKLSPRKTPTQERSRATVDALVQATADILVRDGYAKLTTNRIAERAGVNVASLYQFFPGKEALVVEVSRRHVKEQRAAAREVLSTRKFKTLEDLIRTLVALGFAAHAVNPKLHHALTEELPSRPPRKWGPEDALMLEALSQFRTDVPDPELALWLIDTVSHAVIHRAVVERPESLSQGLLQEELVTLLLRYMKRK, encoded by the coding sequence ATGCCGCGCGCGAAGCTTTCCCCTCGGAAGACACCCACGCAGGAGCGCTCGCGAGCGACGGTGGACGCGTTGGTGCAGGCGACTGCTGACATTCTGGTGCGCGACGGCTACGCGAAGCTGACGACGAACCGCATCGCGGAGCGAGCGGGCGTGAACGTGGCATCGCTGTACCAGTTCTTCCCAGGCAAGGAGGCACTGGTGGTGGAGGTGTCACGCCGGCACGTGAAGGAGCAGCGCGCCGCCGCCCGAGAGGTGCTGTCGACGCGGAAGTTCAAGACGCTGGAGGACCTCATCCGGACGCTGGTGGCGCTGGGCTTCGCGGCGCACGCGGTGAACCCGAAGCTGCACCACGCGCTGACGGAGGAGCTGCCATCACGTCCCCCCAGGAAGTGGGGTCCGGAGGACGCGCTCATGCTGGAGGCCCTGAGCCAATTCCGCACGGACGTGCCGGACCCGGAGCTGGCCCTGTGGCTCATCGACACGGTGTCCCACGCGGTCATCCACCGCGCCGTGGTGGAGCGCCCCGAGTCCCTGTCCCAGGGGCTGCTCCAGGAGGAGCTGGTGACGCTCCTCCTGCGCTACATGAAGCGGAAGTGA
- a CDS encoding spondin domain-containing protein, producing the protein MSIRSFRGSAARAALGLLTLSACGSGDDTDPSSRRFRVRIENVAPFQNLKSGRFDTKISGTSPGPLAPGDTYEFSFTAGRNHRLSFATMFGASNDWFFGTEPRGIPLYSADGQPVTGNVTSQVVLWDAGTEVNEEPAVGAHTAPKQATSTDGPGINDFNSNNVRRVGTQPVLSSGLPFNLPPLATMIRVQLAHDSATQRFTVRIENVSDDRNTLSTSEGIKPVRITPGVWVVGAGNEPLFTEGQPDRGQGLEALAENGDATALDTWLKPLNGVATPLSPGVFALHNAASPLFTEGAQDRGLGLEALAEGGDASRLANALSSTPPAGVSKSGTFNTPVDAAVPGPLLPGLAYEFTVNASPGDRLSFATMFGQSNDWFFGPDEQGIALFDKANDPVTGDITSKLFLWDAGTELDEEPAVGPHQGAPEWTVDTNKTVRRVPPSRYGTPLSQHLRVTLTAE; encoded by the coding sequence ATGTCCATCCGCTCCTTCCGTGGAAGCGCCGCCCGCGCAGCGCTCGGCCTCCTGACGCTGTCCGCCTGCGGCTCCGGCGACGACACCGACCCGTCCTCCCGGCGCTTCCGCGTGCGCATCGAGAACGTGGCGCCCTTCCAGAACCTCAAGTCCGGCCGGTTCGACACGAAGATAAGCGGCACCTCACCGGGTCCGCTGGCCCCGGGCGACACCTACGAGTTCAGCTTCACCGCGGGCCGCAACCACCGCCTGTCCTTCGCCACCATGTTCGGCGCATCCAACGACTGGTTCTTCGGCACCGAGCCCCGGGGCATCCCGCTCTACTCCGCCGACGGGCAGCCGGTGACCGGCAACGTCACCTCCCAGGTCGTCCTCTGGGACGCGGGCACGGAGGTGAACGAAGAGCCCGCCGTGGGCGCGCACACCGCCCCGAAGCAGGCCACCTCCACGGACGGCCCGGGCATCAACGACTTCAACTCCAACAACGTGCGGCGCGTGGGCACGCAGCCCGTGCTCAGCAGCGGCCTGCCGTTCAACCTGCCCCCGCTCGCGACGATGATCCGCGTGCAGTTGGCCCACGACTCGGCCACGCAGCGCTTCACCGTGCGCATCGAGAACGTCTCCGACGACCGCAATACCCTGAGCACCTCCGAAGGCATCAAGCCCGTGCGCATCACCCCAGGGGTCTGGGTGGTGGGCGCAGGCAACGAGCCCCTCTTCACTGAAGGGCAGCCGGACCGGGGCCAGGGCCTGGAGGCGCTCGCGGAAAACGGCGACGCCACCGCCCTGGACACCTGGCTCAAGCCGCTGAATGGAGTGGCCACGCCCCTGTCACCGGGCGTCTTCGCCTTGCACAACGCCGCCTCGCCGCTGTTCACGGAAGGCGCGCAGGACCGGGGCCTGGGATTGGAGGCGCTCGCGGAAGGCGGCGATGCCTCGCGGCTGGCCAACGCCCTCTCTTCGACTCCGCCCGCGGGCGTGAGCAAGTCAGGCACCTTCAACACGCCCGTGGACGCGGCCGTCCCCGGTCCCCTCCTGCCGGGCCTTGCCTACGAATTCACCGTCAACGCCAGCCCCGGAGACCGGCTGTCCTTCGCGACCATGTTCGGCCAGTCCAATGACTGGTTCTTCGGCCCCGACGAGCAGGGCATCGCGCTCTTCGACAAGGCCAACGACCCTGTGACGGGCGACATCACGTCCAAGCTGTTCCTGTGGGACGCGGGCACGGAGCTGGACGAAGAGCCCGCCGTGGGCCCCCACCAGGGTGCCCCCGAGTGGACCGTGGACACCAACAAGACCGTGCGACGGGTACCCCCGTCGCGCTACGGCACGCCCCTGTCCCAGCACCTGCGCGTCACCCTCACGGCGGAGTAG